Genomic segment of Erythrobacter sp. BLCC-B19:
AGGGCGGCTTCACCGCGCGCGAGGCGCTGTTCTACCACGAAACGATCCGCCCCGGTAAGCTCGAGATCGTCGCCACCAAGCCGATGACCTCGCAGCGCGACCTGTCGCTGGCCTATTCGCCCGGCGTGGCCGTGCCGGTCGAGGCCATCGCGGGCGACCCGTCGCTCGCCGCGCGCTACACCGCCAAGGCGAACCTTGTCGCGGTGATCTCCAACGGCACCGCGATCCTCGGGCTCGGCAATCTGGGCGCGCTCGCCTCCAAGCCGGTGATGGAAGGCAAGGCAGTGCTGTTCAAGCGCTTCGCCGACGTCGATTCCATCGACATCGAACTCGCCACCGAAGACCCGGAAGCCTTCATCAACGCCGTCGCGCTGATGGAGCCGACCTTCGGCGGCATCAATCTGGAAGACATCAAGGCGCCCGAGTGCTTCATCATCGAAGCCGCGCTGCGCGAGCGCATGAAGATTCCGGTGATGCACGATGACCAGCACGGCACCGCGATCATCACCGCAGCAGGCCTGCTCAACGCCTGTCACATCACTGGACGCGACTTCAAGGACGTGAAGGTCGTCGTGAACGGCGCGGGTGCGGCGGCGATTGCCTGCACGGCGCTCATCAAGGCGATGGGCGTGCGGCACGAAAACGTCATTATGTGCGACCGTTCCGGCCCGATCACGCCGGGCCGCGAGGGGATGGACCAGTGGAAGAGCGCCCACGCCGTCGCCACCACCGCCACCAGCCTCGAAGAAGCGCTCGCCGGGGCCGACATCTTCCTCGGCCTGTCGGCAGCGGGCGCGCTGAAGCCGGAGTGGGTCAAGAAGATGGCCGACAAGCCGATCATCTTCGCCATGGCCAACCCCGTGCCCGAAATCATGCCCGACGAGGCCAAGGCCGTGCGCCCCGACGCGATCATCGCCACGGGCCGCTCGGACTTCCCCAATCAGGTCAACAACGTCCTCGGTTTCCCCTTCATCTTCCGCGGCGCGCTCGATGTGCAGGCGACCACCATCAACGAGGAAATGAAGGTCGCCGCCGCGCAGGCGATTGCCGAGCTGGCGCGTCAGCAGGTGCCCGAGGAAGTCGCCTCTGCCTATGGCAAGAACCACAAGTTCGGCACCGACTACATCATCCCCGCCCCCTTCGACCCGCGGCTGATCGAGGTCGTCTCCTCCGCCGTAGCGAAGGCGGCGATGGACTCAGGAGTCGCGCGGGCAAAAATCGAGGATTTCGACGCCTACCGCGTCGCGCTGCGCAGCCGCCTCAACCCGACCACCTCGGTGCTCTCGGGCGTGTACGAAATCGCCCGCAGCAACCCCAAGCGCATGGTCTTTGCCGAAGCCGAGGAAGAAGTGGTGCTGCGCGCCGCGATCCAGTTCCGCGATTTCGGCTATGGCACGCCGATTCTGGTAGGCCGCACCAAGGCCGTGCTCGACAAGCTGCACCAGCTTTCGGTCGGCGATCCGGGCAGCTTCGAGATCCAGAACTCGGCCGACAGTGAACACGTGCCCGCGATGGTCGCCTATCTTTACAAGCGGCTCCAGCGGCGCGGCTATACCGAGCGCGATGTGCGGCGCATGGTCAATCAGGATCGCAACGTCTTTGCCTCGCTGCTGGTGGCACTGGGGCATGGCGACGGGATGATCACCGGCATGACCCGTACCTTTGCGCAGACCGTGCGCGAGGTGAATCTGGTGCTCGATCACAAGGAAGGCGCTGTGCCTTTCGGCATCCACATGATGATCGGCAAGAACCACACCACCTTCCTTGCCGACACCACGATCAACGAACGGCCCGATGCGCCGATGCTGGCCCATATCGCGCGGGAAACCGCCGCCGTCGCCCGGCGCATGGGACATGAACCGCGCGTCGCCTTCCTCAGCTATTCGACCTTCGGCAATCCCTCGGGCCAGTGGCTCAATTCGATCCGCGAGGCGGTCGCGATTCTCGACAGCGAGGATCCGGGCTTCGAGTACGAGGGCGAAATGGCCCCCGATGCGGCGCTCAACCCCAAGGTGATGGCGCTCTATCCCTTCAGCCGCCTGTCAGGCCCGGCCAATGTGCTGGTGATGCCGGGGCTGCAATCGGCCAACCTCTCGGCCAAGCTGCTGCGCGAACTGGGCAGCAATGCCACGATCGGGCCGATGCTGATCGGGATGGAAAAGCCGGTGCAGATCGTGCCCATGACCGCGAGCGCGCCCGACGTGCTGACGCTGGCGGTGCTGGCGGGTGCGGGCATCGTGGGGTGAGGGTGCTCGGCGCAGGCGCCGCCTATTGGGCGGTGGTCTTCGCGCTGGGATTCGTGCTCGGCACCATCCGGGTGCTGTGGCTTGCGCCGCTGGTCGGGTTGGTGCCTGCCACGCTGATCGAACTGCCGGTCATGCTGGCTGCCAGTTGGATCGCGAGCGGCTGGCTGATGCAGCGTTTCGCGATCACCTGCCAAAGCGCGGCGCTGGCGATGGGTGGCCTCGCCTTCGGCTTGCTGATGGCAGCGGAGTGCGCGCTCGCCGCGGCGCTAACGGGCGAGACGCCCGCGCAGTGGCTCGCAGGCCTGCGCCAGCCACACGTGCTGTTGGGGCTGGCAGGTCAGGCGGCCTTTGCGCTGATGCCGTGGTGGCGGGCCCACCGTGATGGCACGGCGCGCGCCTAACCCGACCCGGCCAGCGCCTCAAGCTCGCGCACCGTCAGGGTGTTGGGGCGCAGCGCCTGTTCAATGCCGCCCGGTTCGGCCGCGTTCTGCTTGAGCAACTGGCCCTGACGCCGGGCGCTGTCGGTATCGTAAATCGTGGGCGGCACATATTGCGCAATGTCGAAGTTTTCCGCCCCTTGCGCTTCGGCCTCGCGTTCGAGATCGGCGATGATCGCGCGT
This window contains:
- a CDS encoding NADP-dependent malic enzyme, with protein sequence MADDNATPSKGGFTAREALFYHETIRPGKLEIVATKPMTSQRDLSLAYSPGVAVPVEAIAGDPSLAARYTAKANLVAVISNGTAILGLGNLGALASKPVMEGKAVLFKRFADVDSIDIELATEDPEAFINAVALMEPTFGGINLEDIKAPECFIIEAALRERMKIPVMHDDQHGTAIITAAGLLNACHITGRDFKDVKVVVNGAGAAAIACTALIKAMGVRHENVIMCDRSGPITPGREGMDQWKSAHAVATTATSLEEALAGADIFLGLSAAGALKPEWVKKMADKPIIFAMANPVPEIMPDEAKAVRPDAIIATGRSDFPNQVNNVLGFPFIFRGALDVQATTINEEMKVAAAQAIAELARQQVPEEVASAYGKNHKFGTDYIIPAPFDPRLIEVVSSAVAKAAMDSGVARAKIEDFDAYRVALRSRLNPTTSVLSGVYEIARSNPKRMVFAEAEEEVVLRAAIQFRDFGYGTPILVGRTKAVLDKLHQLSVGDPGSFEIQNSADSEHVPAMVAYLYKRLQRRGYTERDVRRMVNQDRNVFASLLVALGHGDGMITGMTRTFAQTVREVNLVLDHKEGAVPFGIHMMIGKNHTTFLADTTINERPDAPMLAHIARETAAVARRMGHEPRVAFLSYSTFGNPSGQWLNSIREAVAILDSEDPGFEYEGEMAPDAALNPKVMALYPFSRLSGPANVLVMPGLQSANLSAKLLRELGSNATIGPMLIGMEKPVQIVPMTASAPDVLTLAVLAGAGIVG